AGCTGTAGCCGGACATCATCAGCAGCCGCTGGCCGTCCTGGTCCGCGTACGCCGAGTCCCGCTCCACCGTGTATGCGACGAAGCTGTTCTTGCGGTTGGGCTCGTACTCAAGGGACCGGACGCGGTCCCGGAAGTAGGCCAGCTTCGGCTCCAGGCGGTCCCAGGCGGCGGATGCGTTCACGTGCTTCTCCTCGTCGTGATCGTCCGGCGGACCCGGAACTCCATCGGTGCCCTGCCGTTCTTCCGGCTGGGCTCTAGTGGAATTCCATTAAGACGCGTCGGCGCAATGACGACGCAACAGCGGGATTCGAGCGGGGCGATAGCGCGGCGCGACCTGGCATTTCATTCGCGAAGGAATGTTTGCCGGGCTCTGTTGACACGCGGAGAAGGCCCGAAGGTATCTTCGAACCGCACGCGAACCAGGGGGACACGGCCGGAAGTCGACCGTTTCGGAGAGTGCATAGTGCTGATCAGACTCGTAGGCCTTGTCACGATCGAGCCGGACGGAGCCCCGCCACAGCACCTCTCCAGCGCCCAGGCGCAGGTGGCGTTCGCCCGTCTCCTCCTCGAACGGGCAGGGGGCACCGAACGTGACCAACTGGCCGAGACCGTATGGCCCGAGGGACTGCCCGACACCTGGGCCTCGGCGCTGCGCAGCGTCGTGAGCCGGGTACGGACCTTCGTCACCACCCCGCAGGACCAGCCGGGGGTGACGCCCCTGATCGCGCAGGGCGGCCGGTACGTGCTGCGGATACCGCAGGACGCCGCCGTGGACGTGGAGTGCGCGGAGACGGCGGTCGCGGAGGCGGCCGAGGCGTACGCGGAGGGCGCCTACGCGGTGGCCCAGCAGCTGGCGGCCGGCGCGGTCTCGAACCTGCGCGGCTCGTTCCTGCCCTCGCACGAGGGGGACTGGGTCAACGCGGTGCGCGAGCAGCTGGAGGAGCTGCGGCTCAAGGCGCTGGAGATGGCGAGCCTGTCCTCGTCCGCGCTGGGCGACCAGCACCACGCCCTGCGGTACGCCGAGGAGGCGGTGCGGCGGGCTCCGTTCCGCGAGAGCGCGTACCGCTGCCGGATGGCGGCGCACACCCGGGCGGGCAACCGCGCCGAGGCGCTGCGCAGCTACCAGCAGCTGCGCGAGGTGCTGGCGGAGGAGCTGGGGATCGATCCGGCGCCGGAGACGGAGGCGGCGTACCTGGACCTGCTGCGCACGCCGGAGCCGCGGCCCGCGGCGCGGCCGTTCGCGGTCCTGGACCCGTTCCTGATGGGCATGTTCGAGGTGGACCGGGCGGCGGCCCCGCAGCCGTGCTCGCTGTCGGACCACGGCTGCGTGACGCACCCGACGGCGGCGGGTCCGGCGGCCGCGCGGCCGGCCGCCTCCCACCCCGCGGCGTAGGACACGCCGAACGGCCCCGGCCACCCTGGGGGGTTGGGGGCCGGGGCCGTCCTGGCGCGGGGACCGTCGTACGCGGGGACCGTCGCACGCGCGCGCCGGGTCAGGTGATCGACACGCCGCTGTCGATGCTGATGACCTGGCCGGTCATGCAGTCCTGGTCCAGGAACAGGCCGGCGCTGCGCGCGACCTCCTCGACCGTCACGAACCGCGGGATGGGGGCCTTGTCCTCCATGCCCTCGATCACCCGGTCCGGCAGGTCCTTCGTCATCCCCGTGATCATGAACCCCGGGGACAGCGCGTTCACCGTGACGCCGCGCCGGCCGCACTCCGACGCGAGCGTGCGGGTGAAGCCGATCAGGCCCGCCTTGGACGCCGAGTACGCCGTCTGCCCGGCCGTCGCGATGATGCCCGACGGGGAGACGATGTTGATCACCCGGCCCCAGCGCTGCCGCAGCATGGCCGGGACCGAGGCCCGGGCCGTGTGGAAGGACCCGATCAGATTGGTCTGGATGACCTGCGCCCAGTCCGCCGGGTTCTGCATCGCCATGAGGCCGTCCTTGCGGATGGCCCCGTTGTTGACGAGTACGTCGACGGGCCCGAGCGCGGCGGTGATCTCCGCGTACATCCCCTGGACCGTCTCCCAGGAGCCGACGTCGCCCGTGACCAGCACGGACGGGTTCGTCAGCTTCTCCTGGACCGCCACCGCCGCGTCGCGCGAACTGTTGTAGTGCACCGCGACCCGGCAGCCCAGGGCGTCCAGCTCCAGCGCCAGCGCCTGGCCGAGACCGCCCGAGGCGCCGGTGACGAGCGCGACCGGGGACTCGGGCCGCTGGCCCGCACTCTTGTTGCTCATGCTGCCGCACCGCCCCATTCCATCAGGATCGAACCCCATGTCATACCGGCGCCGAACCCGGCCAGCAGGACCTTGTCACCGGCCTTGATCCGGCCCTCGTCGAGGGCCTCCGCCAGCGCGATCGGGATGGAACCCGACGCCGTGTTGCCGTACTTCTGGAGGTTGGTGATCAGCGCCTCCTGGCGCAGCCCGGTGTGGGACATGATCGAGTTGATGATCCGGATGTTCGCCTGGTGCGGCACCACGTGGTCCACGTCGGCCGCGTCCACCTTGGCGCTCTCCAGCGTCTCGCGCACCGTACGGACGGTGTAGCGGACGGCGTTGAGGTAGATCTCGTTGCCGTTGATCTGCGCGTAGTGCAGACCCGCGTCGAGCGTCTCCTGGGTGGTCGGCATCCGGCTGCCGCCCGCGAGCACCTTCAGGGATCCGGTGCAGGAGCCGTCGGCGCCCAGGTTCCAGGCCTTGACCCGGTTCTCCGGCCCGGCCTGGAGGACGACGGCGCCCGCGCCGTCGCCGACCAGGATGGACAGGTCCCGGTCGGCCGGGTTGGCCGTCAGGGTGTGGGTGTCGGAGCCGATCAGCAGGATCGGCCGGGGGTCGATCGCGATGAGGGCCATCGCGGAGACGAGCCCGTAGACGAAGCCCGCGCACTCCGAGTTGACGTCGTGCGCGCTCCCGGCGATGCCGAGTTCGTGGTGGACGAACGCGGAGGTCGCCGGGGACGGCTGCTCCGGAGTCGCCGTGGCGACGATGAGGTGGGCGATGTCGGCGCCGGTCAGGCCCGCCTTGTCCAGAGCGCGCCGGCCGGCCTCGACGGCCAGGGAGACGGTGGTCTGCCCCGGATCCACCGCCCGCCGCTCACGGATCCCGCAGCGGCTGACGACCCAGTGCTCGTCCACGCCGAAGCGCTCCGCGAGTTCCGCACTGGTGACGACGCGCTCGGGTACGGACATGCCCCACCCGGTGATGTCGAAGCCGGTCACGTGCTTCCCCTCGCCCTCTGTTACGCCTGCGCCGGGACGAGCTCGACGATCTTCGCGTAGACATCACGCAGAGTCGTCGTGTCGTCGAGGTCCGCGAAGAGCGACTCGTCGGCCGGGATGTGCGGGTAGTTGGTCTGGAATCCGTACAGCCACTCCATCAGGTCCAGCGAGTCGACGTCCGCGATGTGCTGGAGCGGGGCGTCGGGGCTGACCTCTGCGGCACCCGAAACGGCCTCGAGCTGGCTCGCCAGTTCTTCGATGGTGGGCAGCGACATGGGGTCGGTCCTCTCTCGGCAGTGCAACTCGGCAGTGCGTCTTGGTTTTCGACAGCGATGAAAACCCCGGGCCCGCAAGGAAGGCGCAACACGGCCTCCCACCACCCCCTCGGCACCCCCTTTTTCCAGCGGATTCGGACCGTGTTGCGCATGCCTTGCGCGTCATCGGGTTTTCTCGGACGCGAATTCAGATCGGACGGCCCCGCCGGACAGCCAGGGCCCCGCCGGACAGCCCCGGACAGCCAGGAATGAGGATCAGATGACAACGGTCGCCCCCAAGTCGGTGGACCCCGAGGTCGATGCGATCAGGCACCACTACGAGGTCAGCAACGATTTCTACCGGCTGCTGCTGGGCCCCACGATGATGTACTCCGGCGGCTACTGGGAGGACGGCGAGGACCTCGTCGCCACCCTCGACGAGGCGCAGGAGCGCAAGCTCGACAAGTTCGCGGAACTCGCGGGCGTCCGCGCCGGCGGCGCCCAGCGGGTCCTGGACATCGGCTGCGGCTGGGGCACCATGCTCAACCGCCTCACCACCGTCCACGGCGCCGAAGAGGCCGTCGGCCTGACCCTGTCGCGCACCCAGGAAGCCTTCATCGACGGGCTGAAGAACCCGAAGATCACCACGCTGGTCGAGAGCTGGGCCGACTACAAGGTCGCCGACGACAGCGAGAAGTACGACGCGGCGTTCTGCATCAACGCGCTGGAGCACTTCGTCTCCTCGGCGCTGCCGCCGAAGGAGCGCACCAAGCGCTACCGGTACTTCTTCCAGCAGGTCGCGAACACGCTCAAGCCGGGCGCCAAGTTCGTGCTGCACACCATGACCGCCGAGGCGCTGCCGATGAACCGCGCGCTCCTCGACGACCTGAAGTTCCTGCAGCGGTCCGAGTTCAAGGACTGCCACATCCCGCACCTGCACGAGCTGGCCGCGGGCGCCGAGGGTCTCTTCGAGATCGACGAGATCGTCAACGAGCGCGAGTCCTTCGCGATGGCCTGCCGCGCCTGGCTGGTGCTGCTCGCCGAGCGCCGGGACGAGGCCGTCGCCCTGGAGGGCGAGGAGGTCGTGGCCCGCTTCGAGCGCTACCTCGACATCTTCGCGTACACCCTCGAAGACAAGTTCTTCAACAACTTCCGCGTGACCATCACGCGCCGCTAGGAGGCCGACGTGACGAGCATTCTCGAACCGGCCAAGGACGGCGGAGCCCGCCCGACGACCGAGGCGGCCGCCAAGGGCCGCGGACCGACCCGGCATCTGCGGGTCGCCGTCATCGGTACCGGGTTCTCGGGCCTGGGTACCGCCATCCGGCTGCTGCAGTCGGGCATCGACGACTTCCTGGTGTTCGAACGGGCCGATGAGGTCGGTGGCACCTGGCGCGACAACAGCTATCCGGGTTGTGCGTGCGACGTCATGTCCCACCTGTACTCCTTCTCGTTCGCCCAGAACCCGAACTGGAAGTCCACCTTCGGCAAGCGCGACGAGCTGTACGCGTACCTGCGCGACACCGCCGACCGCTTCGGCGTCCGCCCGCACATCCGCTTCGGGCACGAGCTGGTCTCCGCCCGCTGGGACGACGGCGAGCGGCACTGGAAGGTCGAGACCTCGCAGGGCGACTACACCGCGCAGGTCCTGGTCACGGGCACCGGCTACCTCAGCGAGCCGGCCGTCCCGAACATCAAGGGGCTCGCGGACTTCGAGGGCAAGGTCTTCCACTCCTCGCGGTGGGACCACGACCACGACCTGACCGGGCGCCGCGTCGCGGTCATCGGTACGGGCGCCTCCGCGATCCAGTTCGTCCCGCAGATCCAGCCGGACGTCGAGCGCCTGGACCTCTACCAGCGCACGCCCCCGTGGGTCGGCCCGAAGAACGACAAGCCGACCAGCGCGACGCAGGCCAAGCTGCTGCGCTCGATGCCCGGCTACCAGAACTTCCGGCGGAACTTCAACATGTGGGGCCGGGAGATCCTGGCCTTCGTGATGGCCCGCCCGAAGGTCGCCGGGAAGATGCAGAAGATGGCGAGCGACCACCTCAAGAAGTCGGTGCCGGACGAGGCGCTGCGCGCCAAGCTGACCCCCGACTACGTGATGGCCTGCAAGCGGCTGCTGTTCTCGAACACCTGGTACCCGGCGATCCAGCAGCCCAACGTGGACCTGGTCACCGACGGGATCGCCGAGGTCCGCGCCAAGTCCATCGTGGGCGAGGACGGGGTCGAGCGCGAGGTCGACACCATCATCCTGGGCACCGGTTTCCAGGCCACCGACCGTCCGGTCGCGCGCCGGATCTGGGGCCGGGACGGCGTACAGCTGCGCGACGCGTGGAAGCGGGAGGGCATGTCGGCCCACCGGGGCACCACGATCGCCGGGTTCCCGAACCTGTTCATGCTGCTGGGCCCGAACACCACGCTGGGGCACTCGTCCCAGGTCGTGATGATCGAGGCGCAGATCAACTACGTCGTGGACGCGCTGAAGCAGATCGAGAAGCGCGGTCTGTCCAGCGTCGAGGTCCGCAAGGAAGCGCAGGCGGCCTGGAACAAGGCCCTCGACGCCAAGCTCGACGGCTCGGTGTGGAACGCGGGCAACTGCCAGAGCTGGTACCTCGACGAGAACGGGCGCAACCCGTCCATCTGGCCGACGTACACCTGGCGCTTCCGCAACCAGACCAAGCGCTTCGACCTGAGCGAGTACCAGCTCGCCTCGCAGGTGCGCACGACGAAGCCGGTGCCGCAGCAGTAGGTCCCCACCGGTCCCCACCGTTCCACCGGGCGCGCGTACGGACGTACGGACGTACGCGCGCCGTTCACACAGGTCACGCACGTCACGTATGCACGTACGCCATGGAATCGGGAGACGTACGCAGATGAGCAGTACCTCTGGAGTCAACGCCGGCGCCGACGCTGTCGCCGGCACCGTCGCGCAGCCGTCCCGGCGGCGGATCCTCGGCTCGATGGCGGCCACCGCGGTCGCCGTCGTGGGCTGGAACGCCGTCGACCAGACCTGGGCGACGGCCGCCGAGGCGGCCGGGAACCCGGACGTCGTCCCGGTGCCGGGACTCGTCGGCACCCTGGTGACGACGCCCGCCACGGTCGGGTCCTTCGGCACGGACTTCGGTCACCTCTGGGACGCGCCGGGCAACAAGCCGTGGGCCGTGCTGCACCCGGGCAATGTCGAGGACATCGTCACGATCGTCAACTACGCCCGGACCAACGGGATCAAGGTGGCGGCCAACGGGCAGGGCGGCACGGGCACGGACATCGAGTCGCACTCGGTGTACGGGCAGGCCCGGGTGCCCGGCGGCATCTCCATCGACGCCAAGGGCATGTCGAAGATCCTCTCCATCGGCGAGAACTGCGCCGTGGTGGAGGCGGGGGTGACCTGGGGTCAGCTGACCGACGCCACCCTCAAGGTGGACAAGACCCCGCCGGCGCTGCCCGACTACCTGTACATCTCGGTCGGCGGCACCATCAGCATCGGCGGGATCGGCGGCACGGTGCAGCGCTACGGCCTGCTGTGCGACAACGTGCAGTCCATCGACATCGTCACGGGTGACGGCAAGCTGGTCACCGCCACCCCGCTGCTGCGCGCGGAGCTGTTCAACGCGGCGCTGTCGGGCGGCGGCCAGGTCGGCATCATCGTGCGGGTCAAGGTCAAGCTGATCCCGGCGCCGAAGCGGTCGGTCATCTTCAGTCTCTTCTACGCCGACGTGGACACGTATCTGCACGACGCGGAGAAGGTGATGGCCGACGGCCGGTTCCAGGTCCAGGCCGGCGAGATGCTCCAGAAGCCGGACGGTTCGGGCTGGCGCTACAAGATGGAGGTCGGCGCCACCTACAACACGACCCCGCCGGACCGCGCGAAGCTGCTGGGCGACCTGAAGGACGTACGGGCGGACGCGGTCATCGAGGACACGACGTACCGGGAGTACATGTTCCGGCTGGACGCCTACGAGGCCTACCTCAAGGAGACCGGCCACTGGTTCGGCCCCAAGCCGTGGCTGAGCATGTTCCTCCCGGCCTCGAAGACGAAGACCTTCATGAAGCTGGTGGAGCGGGAGCTGAACGCCGAATCCCTGGGCGGCGGGTTCCTGCTCTTCTACCCGTACTTCACCTCGAAGATCAAGAAGCCGCTGGCGATGCAGCCCAACGAGTCCGTGGGCTACCTCTTCGACCTGCTCCGCTTCCCGAACGCGGGCGCGGACATCGACGGGATGCTGGCGCAGAACCGCCGCCTGTACGACCTGGCGGTGTCGATGGGCGCCAAGCGCTACCTCGTGGGCTCGGTCCCGAACATGACGCAGGCCGACTGGCGGACGCACTTCGGCAACCGCTGGACGGGCTTCGTCAACGCCAAGAAGAAGTACGACCCGAACAACCTCTTCACGCCCGGCCAGGGCTTCTTCGCCTGACGGTGACGGCCTGACCGGAAGTGGAGTCCCGGCGGCGGGGGTGGGGTGAGGGACCCCGCCCCCGCCGCTGTCCCATATCCCGTTCCTGTATCCCGTTCCTGTGCTCAATTTTCGGAGGCTTCGAGATGACGACGACATACGACCTGATCGACGAGGCGGTGATCGACGCCCCGGCGGCCGCCGTCTGGGAGGCGCTCGTCGCGGAGCTGCACGGCGCCAAGAAGTGGTGGGTGCCGTCCAACACGTTCGCCGTCATCTCCGGCTCCGCCGACCAGGTCGGCGGCCGGATCGGGGTCACCGTCCACACCAAGGGATCCGACAACGGCGGCCTCAAGCTCCGCTTCACCTCGCGCACCGTCGCGGTGGAGCCGGGCCGAAAGCTGGAAGTGGAGTACGTCGACGGGGTGTTCCGGGGGCGCAGCGTCTTCCGGCTGGAGCCGCTGGCCGACGGCCGGACCCGGATCTCGATGCACTTCGTCGGCACCCCGAACGGCTTCCTGAAGATCCTCTCCAAGGTCGCCGACCTGGGCGCGGAGCACTCCAAGGGGGCCCTGTCGGCCTTCGAGTCGCTGAACCGTCAGCTCTCGCCCGTGGGCGCGGGAGCCCGGCGATGAGCGCGCCGCTGGAGGCGGAGCTGGCCCGGGAGACGAGCCGGGAGCTGACCGTACGGACGGACGACGGCGCGGAGCTGGCGGTGACCGTACTGGCCCCCCTCGCCGGGACGGCGCCCTCCGTCGACGTGGTCCTCGTCCACGGCTGGGCGCACACCCGGCGCGTCTGGGGCACGGTCGCGGACCGGCTGATCCGGTCCGGGCACCGGGTGGTGCTCTACGACCAGCGCGGGCACGGCGCCTCCACCGCGGGCCGGACCCCGGTCTCGGTGGAACGGCTCGGCGCGGACCTGGCGGCCGTACTGGGCGAGACGGACGCGCGCGGCGCGGTCGTGGTCGGCCACTCGGGCGGCGGGTTCGCGGCGCTGTCGTACGCCGCCCACGACCCGGAAGCCGGGCGCCTGCACGGCCTGGTGCTGCTGGGGACGGCCGCGCACGGCCAGGACACCCCGGACAGCGAGGTCAAGATGATGGGCAACGCCCTGTTCTCGTGGGCGCTGCGCCGGTCCTGGCTGGGCGGCAAGCTGCTGTCCTCGACCATGGGCAAGGGGGTGGACCCGGTCGCGCTGGACGTGAACCGGCAGCTGTTCGCGGCGACCGCCCCGCACGTCCGGGCCGAGTTCTTCCGCTGCACGCGGGGCTGGGACGTGCGCGAGGCGCTGAAGAAGGTGACGGTGCCCGCGGTGGTGCTGCACGGGGAGGGCGACAAGGTGATCGCCCCGGCGCTGGCCGAGATCCTCGCGGAGACCCTCCCCGGGGCCCGCTTCGAACCGGTGCCGGGCGCGGGCCACATGCTGCCGCTGGAACGCCCGCTGCTGGCGGTCTCGGCGGTGGCGGAACTCACCTCACTCTCGTCGCTCTCGCCACGGTGATCGAGGGACTCCTCCCGCCGGGCGTCGCGTCCTCGGAAGCCTTCGACGACGCGGCGCCCGCCCCCCTGTTCCCGGCCGAGGCGGCACTGCTGGCGGGCCGCCGGGAGCGCAGGCGCCGCCAGTTCGCGACAGCCCGGGCCTGCGCCCGCCGCTGCCTGGCCGACCTCGGCCACGCCCCCGTCCCCCTGCTCCCGGGCCCGGGCGGCGCCCCGGCCTGGCCGCCCGGGGTGGTCGGCAGCATCACCCACTGCGACGGCTACCGCGCCGCGGTAGCCGACCACCGCACCCATACGTCGGCCCTCGGCATCGACGCCGAACCGGCGGGCCCCCTCCCCCCGGGCGTCCTCGGCCTGATCACCTCCCCGGCGGAACGCGCCCACCTGGCCACCCTGACCGAAGCCCACCCGGACATCTTCTGGGAGCGGATCTTCTTCTCGGCGAAGGAAGCGGCATACAAGGCCTGGTACCCGTCCACGGGCATCTGGCTCGGCTTCCGCCAAGCCACCCTGACCCTCTCCCCCACAGGCACCTTCACCTGCGTCCTCCACCCCCCGCCCCACGCGCCCCCCGCAAACCCTCACTACGAGGGCCGCTGGCTGTCGACTTCGACTCTGGTCCTGACGGCGGTCCACCGGGAGGGGTGAGCAGCGCTCGGGTAGGTTGGCCCTCCATGGATGATCTTCATGACCTGCCTTCCGCCCTGCCCGTCGAGCCGCTCACCGTCGCGGCGGGGCAGGCGGCCTGTGTGGCGCTGGACGTCTCGGCGAATGCTGCCACTGCCGCCGGTCTGGTCCGGCGCGCCGCTGCCCAGGGCAGCGACCTGCTCGTCCTTCCGGAGCTGTTCCTCACCGGATACGAACTGCCGGGCATCGTGGCCGCCCCCGCGACCTACGCGTTGAGCCCCGAGGACCCCCGACTGGACGTACTGGCCACCGCCTGTGCTGAGACCGGGACTGCTGTGGTGGTGGGGGCTCCTGCTGTGGATGGGGGGAGTGGTGGGCTGCGGATTTCGGCGTTCGTGTTCGGGCGGGACGGGCGGTTCGTGGTGCGGTATGACAAGCAGCATGTGACGCCGGGCGAGCGGGCCGCCGGGTTCACCGCGGGGGCTCGGGGGTGCACCGTTTCGCTTGATGGGTGGCGGCTCGGGTTGGGGATTTGTTGGGACTCCGGGTTTCCCGAGCATGCTCGGGCTGCCGCGCTCGATGGGGCGCACGCGTATCTCGTCGGGGCGATGTTCGGGCGAGGGGGTGGGGAGCGGCAGCTCGGGACCGTGTTTCCGGCTCGGGCGCTCGACAACACCAGTTATGTGGTGCTCGCCAATCACAGCGGGCCCAGTGGTTCGTACGACGGGTGTGGGAGGAGTGGGGTGTGGGGGCCCGATGGGATGTTGCTCGCCGAGGCGGGGACGGAGGATCCGGGGCTGGCCGTGGCGCGGCTGGAGCCCGATGTGCTGGCGCGGGCCAGGGCCGAGGATCCGGTCCTGGTCGACCCCTCGCTCAGCGCCCCGGTGCGGGCGCGGAGTAGCGCCGACGTGTGAGTCAGACCGGCAGGATCACCGTGCGCGGGGGTGCCGGGGCTTCCTGGGGGGTGTCCGGGGTGGTGCCCGCGCGGAATTCCTGGGGGCTTACGCCGCGGACGCGCTTGAAGGCCGTCGAGAGGGCGAAGGCGCTGCTGTAGCCGACGCGGCGGGCGACCGTGGCGACGGTGGCTTCCGGTTCGCGCAGCAGGTCGGCGGCCAGGGCCAGGCGCCAGCCCGTGAGGTAGGCGACCGGGGGCTCGCCGACGACCTCCGCGAAGCGGCGGGCCAGGGAGGCGCGCGAGACCCCGACCTTGAGGGCGAGTTCCTCGACGGTCCAGCCGTACGCCGGGTTCTCGTGCAGCAGCCCCAGCGCGGGGCCGACCACCGGGTCGCTCTGGGCGCGGTACCAGGCGGGCGCGCCGCTGCCCGGATCGGCGAGCCAGGTGCGCAGGATGCCGATGAGGAGGAGGTCCAGGAGGCGGTCCAGGACGATCTCCTGGCCCGGTTCGTCCTTGCCGATCTCCATCGCGAGCAGCCGGACCAGGGTGTCGTCCCCGGACGCGGCCGGGCGGACCAGGATGGTGGGCAGCGCGTTCAGCAGCCGCCGGCCGATCTCGCTGGGCGCCTGGTAGGTGCCGCTGAGCATGATGGCCGAGCCGTCGTCCTGGAAGGCCTCGCCCCAGGACCGCACGCCCAGCGCCATGGTGTCGGTGACGTCCTCCCCCGCCTCGGTGTTGCACCGCTGCTCCGGTCCCACCGTGATCTGGACCGGGGTGTCCGGGCTGTCGGCGACCGTGTACGGATCGGGGCCGCGTACGACGGTCAGGTCGCCGGGGCGGATCAGTACGGGCGTTCCCCGGTCCGGCACCAGCCACGCCTCGCCGCGCACCATCGTGACGACGGACAGCGGGGCCTGGTCCTCGACGCGCAGCGACCAGGGCGGGTTGAAGACGGACTTGAGGAGGAAGGCACCCCGGGCCTTGGGGCCTTCCAGCAGACCGGTCAGAGTGTCCATATCTGCGATGCGCCTTCCTTGTGCCGGTCGGTCCGAAAGCGCCCGCTCTCCCGCGGGGGACGGAAGTGAGAGCGGGCGCCGTTCACGGGGGTGGTGCTTCCTACGACGCCTACGCCGCCGAGCCGCGGCCGTGCAGGGTCAGCGCCCGGCCCAGCGCGGCGAGGGCCGCCGTGCAGGCCACGGTGCGCACGATGTTGCCGCCGGTCCAGCGGGCCCCGAAGCGGGACCTGGCGGCCCCGAAGTCGGCTCCGGCGCGGGCCAGTTGGGTGTTCAGCGGGATGTTGATCACCGCGGTCACCACCAGCGAGAGGGCGTA
The window above is part of the Streptomyces sp. NBC_00536 genome. Proteins encoded here:
- a CDS encoding AraC family transcriptional regulator, with the protein product MDTLTGLLEGPKARGAFLLKSVFNPPWSLRVEDQAPLSVVTMVRGEAWLVPDRGTPVLIRPGDLTVVRGPDPYTVADSPDTPVQITVGPEQRCNTEAGEDVTDTMALGVRSWGEAFQDDGSAIMLSGTYQAPSEIGRRLLNALPTILVRPAASGDDTLVRLLAMEIGKDEPGQEIVLDRLLDLLLIGILRTWLADPGSGAPAWYRAQSDPVVGPALGLLHENPAYGWTVEELALKVGVSRASLARRFAEVVGEPPVAYLTGWRLALAADLLREPEATVATVARRVGYSSAFALSTAFKRVRGVSPQEFRAGTTPDTPQEAPAPPRTVILPV